Proteins co-encoded in one Papaver somniferum cultivar HN1 chromosome 5, ASM357369v1, whole genome shotgun sequence genomic window:
- the LOC113283780 gene encoding protein LURP-one-related 10-like produces MYQQPPGEMVPYQQPPGGMAPYYPRQPPPTPTGMLPSNRIVVIAPHFCVPYPVDLTIAKKRLTISEGNFGVYDINGNNIFKVQGTLLSIRDRPILVDAAGVPLVTLQQKILTCHRRWQVYRGDSSDSKDLLFSVKKSKLLQLKTSLHVFLASNTAEEVCDFKIKGSYYAHSCVIYHGNSNNIVARMHMEHTVQSMFLGKDTYSITIYPNVDYAFVVALCAVLNEINMDRSGED; encoded by the exons ATGTATCAGCAACCTCCGGGAGAGATGGTGCCGTATCAACAACCACCAGGAGGCATGGCGCCGTATTATCCAAGGCAGCCGCCACCAACACCAACAGGGATGCTGCCTAGCAATCGGATAGTTGTAATTGCACCACATTTCTGCGTACCATATCCAGTAGATCTTACCATTGCAAAGAAAAGACTAACTATATCGGAAGGTAACTTTGGTGTTTACGATATCAATGGCAATAACATCTTTAAAGTTCAAGGTACGCTTCTTAGCATTCGCGACCGGCCTATTCTTGTTGATGCTGCCGGTGTTCCTCTTGTAACTCTACAGCAGAAG ATTTTGACTTGCCATAGGAGATGGCAAGTATATAGAGGAGACAGCTCAGATTCAAAAGATTTGTTGTTCAGTGTCAAGAAATCTAAGCTTTTGCAGCTCAAGACGAGTTTGCATGTTTTCTTAGCATCGAACACCGCTGAAGAAGTCTGTGATTTTAAGATCAAAGGAAGCTATTATGCACATTCTTGTGTCATCTATCATGGGAATTCGAATAACATTGTTGCTCGG ATGCACATGGAACACACGGTTCAAAGTATGTTTCTCGGGAAGGATACCTACTCTATTACCATCTACCCGAACGTCGATTATGCATTCGTTGTCGCCCTGTGTGCGGTTCTTAATGAAATCAATATGGACAGAAGTGGTGAAGATTAA